A region of Procambarus clarkii isolate CNS0578487 chromosome 48, FALCON_Pclarkii_2.0, whole genome shotgun sequence DNA encodes the following proteins:
- the Coa7 gene encoding cytochrome c oxidase assembly factor 7 homolog: protein MAFDLKKEEDVKEFIENLGIEYRFGCFSEKKPDSCHLLGDYLEGVKKDFEKAAKVYRSNCDESSFAKSCYKYANYNFLGKGCKQNMDEAYYYYLKGCSAGDADACLNGGLMCVSNTPSNAPREKDYTKGLELLDKACSGSNAFSCYYISGIYIQGVKDAVSKDMMKAFDYSMKACQLGNMYACANISQMYRKGDGVKKDEEKSEEYKKKALDMQDQVKEQMQIQFQQGTQQL, encoded by the exons ATGGCATTTGATCTCAAGAAAGAAGAAGATGTGAAAGAATTTATTGAAAACCTTGGTATAGAGTACAGGTTTGGGTGCTTCAGTGAGAAGAAACCTGACA GTTGTCATCTTTTAGGGGACTACCTAGAAGGTGTCAAGAAGGACTTTGAAAAGGCTGCAAAAGTTTATCGAAGCAACTGTGATGAGTCATCATTTGCCAAAAGTTGTTATAAATATGCAAATTATAATTTTCTTGGTAAGGGATGCAAGCAGAACATGGATGAGGCATATTACTATTATTTGAAGGGATGCTCAGCTGGTGATGCTGATGCTTGTCTCAATGGCGGCCTTATGTGTGTGTCAAATACACCAAGTAATGCTCCAAGAGAAAAAGATTATACAAag GGCTTGGAGCTTTTAGACAAGGCTTGTTCTGGTAGCAATGCTTTTTCTTGCTATTACATCTCGGGAATATATATTCAAGGAGTAAAGGATGCTGTCAGCAAGGATATGATGAAAGCCTTTGACTACTCCATGAAGGCCTGTCAGCTGGGCAATATGTATGCTTGTGCAAACATTTCTCAG ATGTATCGGAAAGGAGATGGTGTTAAGAAAGATGAAGAGAAGAGTGAAGAGTACAAGAAGAAAGCGCTGGATATGCAAGACCAAgttaaggaacagatgcagatacaGTTTCAACAAGGAACGCAACAGCTGTAG